The following proteins are co-located in the Sphingobacteriia bacterium genome:
- a CDS encoding tetratricopeptide repeat protein: MSGNIREIFKKLEELSLKNREEFFDYAFDAIKSETDPKNICLIKAFINSQSNTEIALKFIEEALKHDPSCPISLQFKAEILSELYKFNEAKEVIQQLLLVVEEPIDKFYAYLTYAGILISGEEALEYCDRAIAINPESYLGYFYKAQIYALNPNERETQLQALQIINKSLEKEISLEAYLLKAKIFENLGYSEIQILECYSEAAALAPKSFEVWSAKGNYYEQKGELETKFLDNALECFDKAIKHNPTKSHVWESRAKILSNKENYQKADECFENLILLSNADEKIKFLSQKIQNYLKMYANQEGKKLSLDESLLCLEIPQALSTHLKIKSFQLLGLYPQIGLFNNQGLTESIQQQFAHRLKTDYKIATVIIYETLFTLEPTNPEFLENYVNVLKEIDPLKAKRVLYNNEPTNALYLVDYITALKVTDLAKAKRICLSKYKEHAELKTPEVQKLLINLIVEEARIKGRTPSLYAFAAQRLVNDPNQVVSELSEVTEKIINQAEQKFRHVAETKQTNNINLKMC, from the coding sequence ATGTCAGGAAATATTAGAGAAATTTTTAAAAAACTAGAAGAGCTTAGCTTAAAAAATAGAGAAGAATTCTTCGATTATGCGTTCGATGCAATAAAATCGGAAACCGACCCTAAAAATATTTGTTTAATAAAAGCTTTTATTAATTCCCAATCAAATACTGAAATAGCCTTAAAATTTATCGAAGAAGCCTTAAAACATGATCCTTCTTGTCCCATTTCGTTACAATTTAAAGCAGAAATTCTTAGTGAGCTTTATAAATTTAATGAAGCTAAAGAAGTTATACAGCAATTATTACTAGTGGTAGAAGAACCAATTGATAAATTTTATGCATATCTCACATATGCCGGTATACTTATTAGTGGAGAAGAGGCTTTAGAATATTGTGATAGGGCTATTGCAATTAACCCTGAATCTTACTTAGGTTATTTTTATAAAGCTCAAATTTATGCTTTAAATCCTAATGAAAGAGAAACACAACTTCAAGCACTACAAATAATAAATAAATCACTTGAAAAAGAAATTTCTCTAGAAGCTTATTTACTTAAAGCAAAAATTTTTGAAAATCTTGGTTATTCAGAAATACAAATATTAGAATGTTATTCAGAAGCCGCAGCACTTGCACCAAAAAGCTTTGAAGTTTGGTCTGCAAAAGGCAATTATTATGAACAAAAAGGTGAATTAGAAACTAAATTTCTTGATAATGCACTTGAGTGTTTTGATAAAGCAATCAAACATAATCCTACAAAAAGTCACGTTTGGGAGTCTAGAGCTAAAATATTATCTAATAAAGAAAATTACCAAAAAGCTGATGAATGTTTTGAAAATTTAATATTATTATCAAATGCAGATGAAAAAATTAAATTTTTAAGCCAAAAAATTCAAAACTATCTTAAAATGTACGCAAATCAAGAAGGTAAAAAACTAAGCCTTGATGAAAGTTTATTATGTCTTGAAATTCCACAAGCATTATCAACTCATTTAAAAATAAAAAGCTTTCAATTATTAGGTCTCTACCCTCAAATTGGTTTATTTAATAATCAAGGTCTTACAGAAAGCATTCAGCAACAATTTGCTCATCGTTTAAAAACTGATTATAAAATTGCTACGGTTATTATATACGAAACGCTTTTCACTCTTGAGCCAACAAACCCAGAATTTTTAGAAAATTATGTAAATGTTTTAAAAGAAATTGACCCACTTAAAGCTAAAAGAGTTTTATATAATAACGAACCGACAAACGCTCTTTATCTTGTTGATTATATAACCGCTTTAAAAGTAACTGATTTAGCTAAAGCTAAAAGAATTTGCTTAAGCAAATATAAAGAACACGCGGAACTTAAAACACCAGAAGTTCAAAAGCTTTTAATTAATTTAATTGTTGAAGAAGCAAGAATAAAAGGACGCACCCCCTCACTTTATGCTTTCGCAGCTCAACGTCTTGTTAATGATCCAAATCAAGTAGTTAGTGAATTAAGTGAAGTTACAGAGAAAATTATTAATCAAGCAGAGCAAAAATTTAGACATGTAGCCGAAACTAAACAAACGAATAATATTAACTTAAAAATGTGTTAG